The nucleotide sequence ACCCACAGCAGCGCGAGGCTCTGCCCCACCGCCTCGTCGGCGACGATCGGCTTGGCGTCGTGGCCGAGCTCCTTCTCGGCCTCGCCCGCGACCCAGATTGCGAGCGCCGTCCCCACCGCGATCAGCACCAGCGTGATTGGTAGCGCGGGCACCGGCAGAAACCACCCGATCGCCGCCACCACCGCGCTGCCGGCGGTCGCCGGCGCCACCGGCGCCCAGCCAGCCGGGCCGAGCGTGGCGAGAAAGCGGGTGACGGATTTCACGCGTGTGGAGTCGCGCCGGGCCCGGCCCCGGCCGGCTGCGCGGCACGTGGCGGCGGGGACGGAGCGGCGGCCGGCTCGGCGGCCAGCCGGCTCAGTACCGCCTTGCAGGCGGCGCGCAGCGTTTCGGTGACGCCGCGGCCCTCGCGCGCTACCGCCTCGAACTCCGGCGCGCCCGAGAGATTGAGTGCGGCACTGAGCCTCGAGATCGGCAACGCCAGTGGCAGGTCGCGCTTGTTGTACTGGAAGATCCGCGGCAGGGCCCGCTGGCGGCGCTCGTCGAGCCCGAGGCTGGTCAAGTGCTGCTCGAGATCGGCAAGCGATTCGCGATTGGCCTGCTCGCGCGCCGGGTGCGAGTCGGCAACGAACACGATGCCGTCCACGCCCTGCAGCACCGCACGGCGCGACAACCGGTAGTAGACCTGTCCCGGCACCGTGTAGAGATGGAAGCGCGTCACCAGCCCGTTGACACTGCCGAGCTCGATGGGCAGGAAATCGAAGAACAGGGTGCGCTCGTGGTCGGTCGCGACCGAGAGCAGCCGGCCGCGCCGCTCGGGCGGCAGGCGGTCGTGGAGGATCCGGAGATTGGTGGTCTTGCCGCCAAGCCCCGGACCGTAGTAGACGATCTTGAAGTGGATCTCGCGAGCGCGATGATTGATCAGGGCCACTGGCCCCTCGCTAGAGGATCAAGCCGACCGAGCCGACGCAGTCATCGGGCTGGTCGTGCTCGGCTAGTCTCCGAACAGGGCGTCGACTTCCCGGCCGGCCGCGTCGGCGAACGCCGGCGTCCCGAGCACCGGCTCGCTCAGCCCGACCTTCTCGAACAGGCCGCGGAAGACGCGATCCAGCACCTGGGTGGCGCGCTGGGCGCGGAAGCGCACCAGTCCGAGCGTGCTGCGCTTATCGAACACCGTGCACATGATCACGCGATCGGCGAGCATGCACGAATAGACCGAGCGTTGCGCCCCTTCGCTCACCACCGCGTCCACGTTGCCGTCGCCCAGCAACTGGGCCAGCTCGGCATTGGCGGTGAAGTCGGCGGCGACCAGGCTGGCGAACGCGGTGGCGTCGAAATCACCGGTGCGTCCGGCCGAGGTGATGAGCTGCCCGGACCGGTCCACGAGATGGACCGACAGAGCATTGGTGCGCTCGAGCAGATCCCCGAGCGCGACGTCGATCGAGCGAAAGTCCTTTTCGAACAGAGTCCACTGTGGCATGGCACCCCCCGCTCTCCGGCGGTGATGAGGGTTGGCCGGGACGACTCCGTGGCACATCCGTGTCTCGCCGGCGTTTCTAACACGCGGCGAGGCAGACGACAAGCCAAGAACGAGTTCAGGTCGCCGAAATGAAACTAAGGGTACTCTCCCGGCGTAGCCAGGCCGTCGCAGGAGGTCCGACACCCGCATGACTCGACTCGCCATCCGCGCCCTTGCGCTCGGTACGATCGCGCTCTCGAGCGCGATCGCGCCCGCACACGCCCAATCGGTGGACCCCGGGCACTGGGCCGGCGACGCGCACTTTCTGGTGGCGGCGATCGACTCGCTCCATCCGCGTCCCTATCGCGGGCACCTGACCGCTGCTCTCGACTCGGCGGCCGAGGATCTCGAGCGCCGGCTACCGGGGCTCGGCTACGAGCGGAGCGTTGCCGAGTTCTCGAGGCTGATGGCACTGCTCCACGACGGCCACTCGCGGCTCGGCCAGCTCCAGCTTCCGGCGCACGGCCGGCCGGCGCTGGCGCCGCTTCCCGGCCCCGGATTCGACGCCGTGTTCCCGGTCGAATTCGACGTCTTCCCCGACGGGCTGCGCATCGTGCGCGCCACCGCGGCGCACGCCGATCTGCTCGGTGCGCGCGTCACCGCGATCCGCGGCCGGCCGGTCGCCGAGGCAGTCGCCGCCCTCACGCCGCTGATCCCGGCCGACAACCCGATGTGGACGCGCTACGTGCTGCCGGTGTTCCTCGCCTGCCCGGGCTTCGTCTCCGCGGCCGGGCTGTCCGAAGGACCGGGCGCTCCGTTGCGGCTCGCCGTGACCGACGCCGCCGGACGTGCCCGCGAGGCGCGTCTCGAGGCCGCGCGGCCCGACTCGAGCCTGCGCTGGCGCTCGGCCGACGACGGCACGCGCGCCCCGCTCCCGCTCACGCGCGCGCTCCCCGGCCCATTCGCCTTCGCCGATCTCGGTGACAGTGCGCGCACGGTGTTCGCTCGCATCCGGCAGATCGTCGACGATCCCGGCGGCGCGACCT is from Candidatus Sulfotelmatobacter sp. and encodes:
- a CDS encoding phosphatidylglycerophosphatase A, which encodes MKSVTRFLATLGPAGWAPVAPATAGSAVVAAIGWFLPVPALPITLVLIAVGTALAIWVAGEAEKELGHDAKPIVADEAVGQSLALLWVPHAWPAFVLSFVLFRIFDVWKPLGAREAQRLPGGFGIVADDFIAGITSCATFHALTLIATRVLHHSPWQAFVRAPLA
- a CDS encoding ADP-ribosylation factor-like protein yields the protein MALINHRAREIHFKIVYYGPGLGGKTTNLRILHDRLPPERRGRLLSVATDHERTLFFDFLPIELGSVNGLVTRFHLYTVPGQVYYRLSRRAVLQGVDGIVFVADSHPAREQANRESLADLEQHLTSLGLDERRQRALPRIFQYNKRDLPLALPISRLSAALNLSGAPEFEAVAREGRGVTETLRAACKAVLSRLAAEPAAAPSPPPRAAQPAGAGPGATPHA
- a CDS encoding roadblock/LC7 domain-containing protein: MPQWTLFEKDFRSIDVALGDLLERTNALSVHLVDRSGQLITSAGRTGDFDATAFASLVAADFTANAELAQLLGDGNVDAVVSEGAQRSVYSCMLADRVIMCTVFDKRSTLGLVRFRAQRATQVLDRVFRGLFEKVGLSEPVLGTPAFADAAGREVDALFGD
- a CDS encoding S41 family peptidase — protein: MTRLAIRALALGTIALSSAIAPAHAQSVDPGHWAGDAHFLVAAIDSLHPRPYRGHLTAALDSAAEDLERRLPGLGYERSVAEFSRLMALLHDGHSRLGQLQLPAHGRPALAPLPGPGFDAVFPVEFDVFPDGLRIVRATAAHADLLGARVTAIRGRPVAEAVAALTPLIPADNPMWTRYVLPVFLACPGFVSAAGLSEGPGAPLRLAVTDAAGRAREARLEAARPDSSLRWRSADDGTRAPLPLTRALPGPFAFADLGDSARTVFARIRQIVDDPGGATFAAFVGRLFAHADSIGARRLILDLRGNGGGNGYLNQPLVHALIQRPALDRVGGLFVIVDRGTFSAAVMLAADLQRETHARFVGEPTGGAPNSPGDPARVTLPASGLEVRISTVFWYSSDPRDPRAFIAPDVPAPLTFADWRDHRDPALAAIAAFRRPADEKDAPPNQR